The following proteins are co-located in the uncultured Tolumonas sp. genome:
- a CDS encoding LysR substrate-binding domain-containing protein, protein MTYQDLQIDWLKSFVAIVDAGSLSCATNSVHRSQSAVSMQLKKLEHVVGRKLLIRSNRQTELTADGQMLLGYARRILDLHSEAQAAFHGDELVGQVKLGVPDDYAAKYLTPVLRNFAPRFGGVEIELTCEQSTCLIPKIETNDLDLALISRDNDKRGTFLFHESMVWVGTSQFELWRRETIPIAVYESESLARRSAINSLALQGRPYKVVYNSSSLAGQIAAVESGLAIAVFTQCSVPPHLEILGKEHGLGPLEPMEVSVYRSKKSKGSQAVDYLHDLLVRTLRISIT, encoded by the coding sequence ATGACTTATCAAGATTTGCAAATTGATTGGCTTAAAAGCTTTGTTGCAATCGTTGATGCAGGTTCTTTATCCTGTGCAACTAATTCGGTGCATCGATCACAATCTGCGGTCAGTATGCAGTTAAAAAAATTAGAACATGTGGTTGGTCGAAAATTATTAATAAGAAGTAACCGACAGACAGAACTCACAGCGGACGGTCAGATGCTGCTGGGGTATGCAAGACGTATTTTAGATTTGCACTCGGAAGCTCAAGCTGCGTTTCATGGAGATGAATTAGTTGGTCAAGTTAAATTAGGTGTTCCCGATGACTATGCAGCAAAATATCTTACTCCCGTATTAAGAAATTTTGCGCCTAGATTTGGTGGTGTAGAAATTGAATTGACGTGTGAGCAATCCACTTGCCTCATCCCCAAGATAGAAACTAATGATTTAGATTTAGCCTTAATATCCAGAGATAATGATAAACGGGGAACGTTTCTCTTTCATGAATCAATGGTTTGGGTCGGTACTTCACAATTTGAACTGTGGCGTCGAGAAACAATTCCGATTGCAGTGTACGAAAGTGAGAGCTTAGCAAGAAGAAGTGCAATTAATTCCTTAGCGTTACAGGGAAGACCTTATAAGGTTGTCTATAACAGTTCCAGTTTGGCTGGACAAATTGCAGCCGTAGAAAGTGGGCTTGCAATAGCTGTATTTACTCAGTGTAGTGTTCCACCACATCTTGAAATATTGGGCAAAGAGCACGGATTAGGCCCTTTAGAACCAATGGAAGTATCTGTTTATCGGAGTAAAAAATCGAAAGGCTCTCAGGCTGTAGATTACCTTCATGATTTATTGGTTAGAACTCTGCGAATTTCCATAACTTAG
- a CDS encoding YheU family protein, translated as MIIPWKDLPAATLDNLIESFVLREGTDYGEESFSLAEKVAQVRQQLERGDVVILYSELHESVTIAPKQTISATQDATEF; from the coding sequence ATGATCATTCCTTGGAAAGATCTGCCGGCTGCCACGCTAGATAATCTGATTGAGTCTTTTGTGTTACGCGAAGGCACCGATTATGGCGAAGAAAGCTTCTCATTGGCGGAAAAAGTAGCGCAAGTACGTCAACAGCTGGAACGTGGCGATGTGGTAATTTTATACAGCGAACTACATGAATCGGTCACTATTGCACCTAAACAGACCATTTCGGCAACCCAGGATGCAACAGAATTTTAA
- a CDS encoding LysE family translocator produces the protein MEQGLLLSLIAFAWITCVTPGPNNIMLTSSGARFGFWRSIQHIVGISGGLICMLMMMALGVGALFQQWPVLQWILKIGGSGYLLYLAWLITTAGAPDLNAKSKDPSVKPWRFHQAVLFQFMNPKAWLMSLSAIGSFTLIGEHYWSSVIWVLVVFFLVGLKTSSMWALFGVKVGQWLTTPRAWQYWNRVMGTLTAACVVLIWFE, from the coding sequence ATGGAACAAGGCTTGTTATTGTCGCTGATTGCCTTTGCTTGGATCACCTGTGTCACACCGGGGCCGAACAACATCATGCTGACCAGCTCCGGTGCCCGCTTTGGTTTCTGGCGCTCAATCCAGCATATCGTTGGTATCAGCGGTGGTTTGATTTGCATGCTGATGATGATGGCGTTAGGCGTTGGTGCGTTGTTCCAGCAATGGCCCGTGTTGCAATGGATCTTAAAGATCGGTGGTTCCGGTTATTTGCTCTATTTGGCTTGGCTTATCACTACCGCTGGCGCGCCTGATTTGAATGCCAAGTCAAAAGATCCGTCGGTGAAACCATGGCGTTTTCATCAAGCGGTACTGTTTCAGTTTATGAACCCGAAAGCCTGGCTGATGAGCCTGTCTGCCATTGGTAGTTTTACCTTGATAGGCGAGCACTATTGGTCGTCGGTGATTTGGGTGCTGGTAGTGTTTTTTCTGGTTGGGCTGAAAACCAGCTCAATGTGGGCGTTGTTTGGTGTCAAGGTTGGTCAATGGTTAACCACGCCGCGCGCTTGGCAATATTGGAATCGCGTCATGGGTACGCTGACCGCGGCATGTGTGGTCTTGATTTGGTTTGAATAA
- a CDS encoding PLP-dependent aminotransferase family protein has protein sequence MTIWMPQLSGQGPVYRQLAQAIAQAVEQGELQAGQRLPTHRALADKLGVTVGTITRAYAEAEHQGWLTARVGAGTYVREEALEPAVSWHIRQPDPSRIELWQNLPILQDREPAFRNAMEQLLATPGRINALMEYSSVNGELSQREIVCAWLNKYGFTATPERLFFSFGSQNGLLLSLMACGAVGETVLCEGLTYPGLSTLCHPLRIQLKGLAMDDEGILPQALEKACQSGGYRTLYLNPTIHNPTTSIMSLARRQEILVLCERYQLIIIEDDVHGTLPEVRPPALVELSPERVIHLGSFAKNTSAGLRIGYMIVPSHLHSAMSIAVRGCCWMITPLMIELTCQWLQSGQADQMLLNQRKVLRQRGELLRHHLGAHQVQYQEGGMHAWLPLPAHWRSPAFVQSADNLGIGVAGAELFTAGHFPSPQAVRLSISHPGDNISLDKALGILRQLLDSEPTPQWVI, from the coding sequence ATGACAATTTGGATGCCCCAACTTTCCGGACAAGGTCCGGTCTATCGTCAGCTGGCGCAAGCCATCGCTCAGGCCGTGGAACAAGGCGAGTTACAAGCCGGGCAACGTTTGCCAACCCATCGCGCTTTGGCCGATAAATTAGGTGTCACCGTTGGCACTATTACGCGGGCTTATGCGGAAGCGGAGCATCAGGGCTGGCTGACCGCACGCGTTGGTGCCGGTACCTATGTGCGTGAGGAAGCGCTGGAACCCGCCGTCAGTTGGCACATTCGCCAGCCCGATCCATCACGGATCGAGCTGTGGCAAAACCTGCCGATCCTGCAAGATCGTGAGCCGGCATTTCGTAATGCCATGGAGCAACTACTGGCAACCCCAGGCCGCATCAATGCGCTGATGGAATACAGCTCGGTCAATGGCGAATTATCGCAGCGGGAAATTGTCTGTGCCTGGCTGAACAAATATGGGTTCACCGCTACACCGGAGCGGCTGTTTTTCAGCTTTGGTTCGCAAAATGGTCTGCTGCTGAGCCTGATGGCATGTGGCGCCGTGGGTGAAACTGTTTTGTGTGAAGGGCTAACCTATCCGGGCCTCAGCACCTTATGTCATCCATTACGCATTCAGCTCAAAGGGTTGGCGATGGATGACGAAGGCATTCTGCCGCAGGCATTGGAAAAAGCCTGTCAGAGTGGCGGCTATCGCACGCTGTATCTCAATCCGACCATTCATAACCCGACCACCAGCATCATGTCACTGGCGCGGCGGCAAGAAATTCTGGTCCTGTGTGAACGCTATCAGCTGATCATTATCGAAGATGACGTACATGGCACCTTACCGGAAGTACGGCCACCGGCACTGGTTGAATTGTCACCGGAGCGCGTGATCCACTTGGGTAGTTTTGCCAAGAACACCAGTGCCGGTTTGCGGATCGGTTATATGATCGTGCCATCGCATCTGCATTCAGCCATGTCGATTGCGGTCAGAGGTTGTTGCTGGATGATCACGCCACTGATGATTGAGCTCACCTGCCAGTGGTTGCAATCCGGGCAAGCCGATCAGATGTTGCTCAATCAGCGCAAAGTGCTACGGCAACGTGGCGAGTTATTACGCCACCATTTGGGTGCACATCAGGTGCAATATCAAGAGGGCGGTATGCACGCCTGGTTGCCGCTGCCCGCACACTGGCGCAGCCCGGCCTTTGTGCAAAGCGCCGATAATTTAGGAATAGGCGTCGCCGGCGCGGAACTATTTACCGCCGGACACTTCCCCTCCCCCCAAGCAGTACGCTTATCGATCAGCCATCCGGGCGACAATATTTCACTGGATAAAGCACTGGGGATCTTGCGACAATTGCTCGATAGCGAACCCACTCCACAATGGGTGATATGA
- a CDS encoding YqaJ viral recombinase family protein, producing the protein MKTRYNQAIRLASTTQLSREEWLQIRSTGIGSSDAAAAIGLSSYKCSLSLWLEKTGRQLPEDLSEKEAVVWGTVMEPVLAKMYAERTGRKVRRVNAVLQHPEHPFMLANLDREVITEHGTGVLEIKTAGFYSAQLWDDGVPVAYQCQVLHQLAVTGHAWADVAVLIAGQEFRIYRIERDDDKIADLIQREAQFWSWVTNNQQPDPDGSYDAQQALLSLFPTDNGQTLDFSESGPFNDLFAELLILRHRKEEIEEQESTLKHRIQAALGSATAAIFQQGKVTWRKAKDRLVPDLDRLSLEHPELLQQYAKAVPGARRFIIQPARSSS; encoded by the coding sequence ATGAAAACACGTTATAACCAAGCGATCCGTTTAGCCTCTACCACGCAGTTATCCCGTGAGGAATGGTTACAGATCCGTTCAACCGGCATTGGTTCATCCGATGCGGCGGCAGCGATTGGCTTGTCGTCGTACAAATGCTCCCTCTCGCTTTGGCTGGAAAAAACAGGACGGCAATTACCGGAAGATTTATCTGAGAAAGAAGCCGTGGTGTGGGGCACCGTCATGGAGCCAGTTTTGGCCAAAATGTATGCCGAGCGCACCGGTCGCAAAGTACGGAGGGTCAATGCGGTGCTCCAGCATCCCGAGCATCCGTTTATGTTGGCTAATCTGGATCGGGAGGTGATCACCGAACATGGTACCGGTGTATTGGAAATCAAGACGGCGGGTTTCTACAGTGCCCAGCTATGGGATGACGGTGTGCCAGTAGCGTATCAATGTCAGGTTCTTCACCAGTTAGCAGTAACGGGCCATGCTTGGGCAGATGTCGCGGTATTAATTGCCGGACAGGAGTTTCGCATTTATCGGATCGAACGCGATGACGATAAGATCGCCGATCTCATTCAGCGTGAAGCACAGTTTTGGTCATGGGTGACAAATAATCAGCAACCTGATCCAGATGGTTCTTACGATGCGCAACAAGCACTGTTATCGCTCTTTCCGACAGATAATGGCCAAACACTGGATTTCTCAGAATCAGGTCCTTTCAATGATCTGTTTGCGGAGTTACTGATCCTCCGACACCGCAAAGAAGAGATTGAGGAACAGGAGTCGACACTGAAACACCGTATTCAGGCTGCCTTGGGGTCAGCCACCGCCGCTATCTTTCAGCAGGGTAAGGTCACTTGGCGCAAAGCGAAAGACCGGCTAGTTCCTGATCTTGACCGACTCTCACTGGAGCATCCAGAGCTACTGCAGCAATACGCGAAAGCTGTTCCTGGTGCCCGTCGTTTCATCATTCAACCCGCAAGGAGTTCATCATGA
- a CDS encoding DUF932 domain-containing protein, giving the protein MSHLVESMAYTGATPWHGLGQHLSPQQPIEKWLIEAGMDWTIEQSDVLFNVNSSALHIRPFTDSKVLFRSDSLSPLSVVSNRYKVVQPHEVLHFYKDLVSAGGFELETAGVLKGGKKLWALAKTGQEAKLKGNDRIKAYLLLATSCDGTLCTTAQFTSVRVVCNNTLQMATKQSTGAVKVPHSTKFDPKQVKEALGLGFSSWELFMRDLKQLSQRTVSLDEAENYFRTVLEEPVSIASGSSSAKVIQRLGALYNGAGMGSELLAASGTAWGLVNAMTEYVDHHRRARTQDNRLDSAWFGQGAQLKQKALTHALTLLH; this is encoded by the coding sequence ATGTCTCATTTAGTAGAGTCAATGGCCTATACAGGCGCTACCCCGTGGCATGGATTAGGCCAACACCTTTCACCGCAGCAACCAATTGAAAAATGGCTGATTGAAGCCGGTATGGACTGGACAATAGAACAAAGTGATGTGCTGTTTAATGTCAATAGCAGCGCATTACACATTCGTCCATTCACTGATTCCAAAGTCTTGTTTCGTTCTGATTCATTATCACCACTTTCTGTTGTTTCTAATCGCTACAAAGTCGTACAACCGCATGAGGTTTTACATTTCTATAAAGATTTGGTCTCAGCAGGTGGCTTTGAGTTGGAAACAGCCGGTGTGTTAAAAGGCGGTAAGAAACTCTGGGCATTAGCCAAAACCGGTCAGGAAGCGAAGCTAAAGGGAAATGACCGTATCAAAGCTTATCTGTTACTGGCAACCAGTTGTGATGGCACGTTATGTACCACCGCACAATTTACGTCAGTACGGGTGGTTTGTAATAACACGCTACAGATGGCGACTAAACAAAGTACCGGTGCAGTTAAAGTCCCTCACTCGACAAAGTTTGACCCAAAACAAGTCAAGGAAGCATTAGGTCTTGGCTTTTCATCTTGGGAATTGTTCATGCGTGATCTGAAACAACTCAGTCAGCGAACTGTCTCTCTGGATGAGGCAGAAAACTACTTCAGAACCGTGCTGGAAGAGCCTGTATCGATCGCCAGTGGATCTTCAAGCGCCAAGGTAATACAACGGCTTGGCGCGCTCTACAATGGCGCAGGGATGGGCTCAGAGCTGCTGGCAGCATCAGGAACAGCATGGGGTTTGGTCAATGCAATGACCGAATATGTGGATCACCATCGTCGGGCTCGAACTCAGGATAACCGCCTCGATTCAGCGTGGTTTGGTCAGGGTGCGCAACTGAAACAAAAGGCATTAACACACGCGTTAACCTTACTGCACTAA
- a CDS encoding aminodeoxychorismate/anthranilate synthase component II: MLLLIDNYDSFTYNLVQYFGQLGAQVEVRRNDAITLADIAAFSPSHLVISPGPCTPNEAGISLDAIRTFAGRVPILGVCLGHQAIAQAFGGKVIRARQVMHGKTSVIGHDGRGVFHALNNPLTVTRYHSLLVEEATLPAEFEISAWTLPTDGSSREIMGLRHRTLPLEGVQFHPESILSEQGLELLANFLRQ; encoded by the coding sequence ATGTTGCTTTTGATCGATAACTATGACTCTTTTACCTACAATCTGGTGCAATATTTTGGGCAACTGGGCGCACAAGTTGAAGTACGCCGCAATGATGCGATCACACTGGCAGATATCGCCGCATTTTCACCGTCACATCTGGTGATTTCTCCGGGGCCATGTACACCCAATGAAGCGGGAATTTCATTAGATGCCATTCGTACCTTTGCGGGCAGAGTGCCGATCCTTGGGGTGTGTTTGGGGCATCAGGCGATTGCGCAGGCCTTTGGTGGCAAAGTGATCCGCGCGCGGCAGGTGATGCATGGCAAGACCAGTGTGATTGGGCATGATGGGCGCGGTGTTTTTCATGCATTGAATAATCCACTGACTGTTACACGTTACCACTCTTTGCTGGTGGAAGAAGCCACCTTACCGGCTGAGTTTGAAATTTCAGCCTGGACGCTGCCGACGGATGGTTCATCCAGAGAGATCATGGGCCTTCGCCACCGCACGCTACCACTGGAAGGGGTTCAGTTTCACCCGGAAAGTATTCTCAGCGAGCAGGGGCTTGAATTATTAGCTAATTTCTTACGGCAATAA
- a CDS encoding AlpA family phage regulatory protein has protein sequence MITTTKVLGIKDVAAMISISRSTIYDWMNPDSPRYDATFPKPIKLNGSSIRWFESELIEWLKSKQH, from the coding sequence ATGATTACCACCACTAAAGTTTTGGGCATTAAAGACGTCGCTGCAATGATTAGCATCTCACGCTCTACAATCTACGATTGGATGAACCCAGACTCACCTCGTTATGATGCAACCTTTCCAAAACCGATAAAGTTAAATGGTTCAAGTATTCGGTGGTTTGAATCGGAATTAATTGAATGGCTGAAGAGCAAACAGCATTAA
- a CDS encoding class I SAM-dependent methyltransferase produces MQRMGKKIYSEHWEKETESLNNQGIYQTLSKITPKKNTIEIGCGTGVTSRYLASDRKVLSIDNNEHLIEKTSQTLKDMESPPTIIHADIFELTSEILSSIRDFSPIVVTGWFIGSHADDIDKRTDPSLAIYKKPKLYRESIEDIIVGKIGAIDTVEWVHLANRGEISALASEQQIIQATVDEYNARVFSPNGFEVEEVKLLKWDRNRSNFMYVNSPNQNYKGEHTIPVFISILAKRKKT; encoded by the coding sequence ATGCAACGAATGGGTAAAAAGATATATTCTGAACATTGGGAAAAAGAAACTGAAAGTCTAAATAACCAAGGCATATACCAAACGCTTTCAAAAATTACGCCTAAAAAAAATACAATTGAAATTGGATGTGGAACTGGTGTCACTAGTCGATATTTGGCATCTGATAGAAAAGTTCTCTCTATTGATAATAATGAGCATTTGATCGAGAAAACTTCACAAACATTGAAGGATATGGAATCACCGCCAACAATTATTCATGCAGATATTTTTGAACTTACTAGTGAAATTTTAAGTTCAATTAGAGATTTCAGTCCTATAGTGGTTACAGGGTGGTTTATAGGATCACATGCAGACGACATTGATAAACGCACAGATCCCTCATTAGCAATATATAAAAAACCTAAGTTATATAGGGAAAGTATAGAAGACATTATTGTTGGTAAAATTGGGGCTATTGATACGGTTGAATGGGTCCATTTGGCAAATAGAGGTGAAATATCAGCACTCGCAAGTGAACAACAGATTATTCAGGCAACAGTTGATGAATATAATGCTCGTGTGTTTTCCCCTAATGGCTTTGAGGTTGAAGAAGTTAAGCTATTAAAATGGGATCGAAATAGAAGTAATTTCATGTATGTCAATTCACCAAACCAGAACTATAAGGGAGAACATACCATCCCAGTATTCATATCAATCCTGGCAAAGCGTAAAAAGACCTAA
- the crp gene encoding cAMP-activated global transcriptional regulator CRP, whose amino-acid sequence MVIGKPQSDPTQEWFLSHCHIHKYPAKSTLIHAGEKAETLYYIIKGSVAVLIKDEEGKEMILSYLNQGDFIGELGLFDDSENPTRSAWIRAKSSCEVAEISYKKFRQLIQVNPEILMRLSSQMARRLQSTSQKVGNLAFLDVTGRIAQTLLNLAKQPDAMTHPDGMQIKITRQEIGQIVGCSRETVGRILKMLEDQELITAHGKTIVVFGTR is encoded by the coding sequence ATGGTAATCGGCAAACCGCAAAGCGATCCAACACAGGAATGGTTTTTATCTCACTGCCATATTCATAAATATCCGGCAAAGAGCACTTTGATCCACGCGGGTGAGAAAGCAGAAACTTTGTATTACATCATCAAAGGTTCTGTTGCTGTGCTGATCAAAGATGAAGAAGGCAAAGAGATGATTTTGTCTTACCTGAATCAGGGTGATTTTATCGGCGAACTGGGTCTGTTCGACGATAGCGAAAATCCAACCCGTTCAGCGTGGATCCGAGCTAAAAGCTCCTGTGAAGTCGCAGAAATTTCTTATAAGAAATTCCGTCAGTTGATCCAGGTTAACCCTGAGATCCTGATGCGTTTGTCTTCTCAGATGGCTCGTCGTCTGCAGAGCACCAGCCAGAAAGTTGGCAACCTGGCTTTCCTGGACGTTACTGGTCGTATCGCTCAGACTTTGCTGAATCTGGCAAAACAACCGGATGCAATGACACATCCGGATGGCATGCAGATCAAGATCACTCGTCAGGAAATCGGTCAGATCGTGGGTTGTTCCCGTGAAACGGTCGGTCGTATTCTGAAAATGCTGGAAGATCAGGAACTGATCACCGCGCACGGTAAAACTATCGTGGTGTTCGGTACTCGTTAA
- a CDS encoding inovirus-type Gp2 protein codes for MTYTHDLQALIDSLSPINPSDYGSSDIRCIKDVFFDALSAHPRVLAIRCRLTVPQEHIHTRKKNSFQIQEKLLIQFIYEFKDELATDQRIKREQRRRTHGSDVFYFWRTNRNAAGNIYYDLFIMVNKDEYHKVSDYEGTDLSAMIIRAWASVIRLSAKESYEYVFFSKRYKLSSKRENFIGQLQCAFDRVCSMLQRNEPTHWSNVCHFGSSQYHLAHQ; via the coding sequence ATGACGTACACCCATGACTTACAAGCTCTGATCGATAGTCTATCCCCCATCAATCCAAGCGATTATGGCTCTTCGGATATACGTTGTATCAAAGATGTTTTTTTTGATGCTTTAAGTGCTCATCCAAGAGTATTAGCTATTCGTTGCAGATTGACGGTGCCGCAAGAACATATTCACACCAGGAAAAAAAACTCGTTTCAGATTCAAGAAAAGTTATTAATTCAGTTTATATATGAATTTAAAGACGAACTAGCAACTGATCAGCGGATAAAACGAGAACAACGGCGTCGAACACATGGTTCGGATGTTTTCTATTTCTGGAGAACAAATCGGAATGCGGCAGGAAATATTTATTACGATTTATTTATCATGGTCAACAAAGATGAATATCACAAAGTAAGTGACTACGAGGGAACAGATCTATCTGCCATGATCATTCGCGCTTGGGCAAGCGTTATACGACTATCGGCTAAAGAGTCTTATGAATATGTTTTCTTTTCAAAGCGTTATAAGCTGAGTAGTAAAAGAGAAAATTTCATTGGCCAATTACAATGCGCGTTTGATAGAGTTTGCTCAATGCTCCAACGGAACGAACCAACTCACTGGTCTAATGTTTGTCATTTCGGGTCATCTCAATACCACTTAGCTCATCAATAA
- a CDS encoding inovirus-type Gp2 protein, whose translation MDTNTALIEALDLPTILENSTYPYITSTRNYSILISHTGRYRLFDVLEQISCLIEDNAISDANHPTINLLATVLSNSLLTGLIANGELRHSPSQLFIYDLNRTLEMFRTIANSKQFRKQLANLSRMTTRNTVSLQRYVNDLFEFHSRLLVVRVDFHYLKSEYDNLSIEQATQDRDVFIRQIKREYRYLVGMCWKLEYGKDRAYHYHMVFFFNGAKVRQDITLGQQLGELWLKVTEGAGTYYNCNADKSKYDECYLGQINYDDTNKRAALTHASYLTKVDESIIAVQLNGKARIFGKMTLPKRASAAGRPRLRIPLI comes from the coding sequence GTGGATACAAACACTGCGCTTATAGAAGCATTAGATTTACCCACCATATTAGAAAACTCAACCTATCCTTATATAACCTCTACGAGGAATTACTCCATACTAATATCACACACTGGTCGGTATAGGTTGTTTGATGTTCTGGAGCAGATATCATGCTTAATTGAAGATAATGCTATATCAGATGCTAATCATCCAACAATTAATTTATTGGCTACCGTGTTGTCAAACAGCTTACTAACTGGATTGATTGCAAACGGTGAATTACGACACTCACCAAGTCAGCTATTTATTTATGATTTAAATAGAACATTAGAAATGTTCAGAACCATTGCTAACTCAAAGCAATTCCGAAAACAGTTGGCGAATCTATCTAGAATGACTACCCGTAATACAGTCAGCTTGCAACGATACGTAAACGATTTATTTGAGTTTCATAGCCGATTATTAGTTGTTAGGGTCGATTTTCATTATCTTAAGTCGGAATATGATAATTTATCGATAGAACAGGCAACCCAAGATCGTGATGTATTTATAAGACAGATAAAGCGTGAATACCGCTATTTGGTTGGGATGTGTTGGAAATTGGAGTATGGCAAAGATAGAGCCTATCACTATCATATGGTTTTTTTCTTTAACGGTGCGAAAGTTCGGCAGGATATTACGTTAGGGCAACAATTGGGAGAGTTGTGGTTAAAGGTGACTGAGGGAGCAGGAACCTATTACAACTGTAATGCTGATAAATCTAAATATGATGAATGCTACCTTGGGCAGATAAACTATGACGATACGAATAAACGCGCGGCATTGACTCATGCGTCTTATCTGACCAAAGTGGATGAAAGTATCATTGCGGTTCAGTTGAATGGCAAAGCTCGGATCTTTGGCAAAATGACATTACCTAAGCGAGCCTCTGCAGCCGGACGTCCCAGACTGCGGATCCCCCTGATTTAA
- a CDS encoding aspartate aminotransferase family protein encodes MTEQTQVTRGWFDEVIVPTYSPAAFVPVRGLASRLWDQQDREYIDLAGGIAVNALGHCHPALVKTLTEQGQRLWHVSNWMTNEPTLRLARKMVDATFADRVFFCNSGAEANEAAFKLARRYSKEKFGEEKSQIIAFLQGFHGRTFFTVSVGGQSHYSDGFGPRPGAIQHIPYNDTEALKALISDKTCAVVMEPLQGEGGVLPADKAFAQTVRELCNQHNALLIFDEVQTGMGRTGSLFAYMQLGVEPDILTTAKALGGGFPIAAMLTRDAIAQVFQPGVHGTTFGGNPLACAVAETAFDLINDPAMLAGVKEREGWFRAELEKINAQFHCFSEVRGQGLLIGAVLTEAFAGKAKAFVDAGIEQGVLVLVAGPNVVRFAPALNLTAEEFAEGMRRFALTVAQVVNA; translated from the coding sequence ATGACAGAACAGACGCAAGTGACGCGTGGTTGGTTTGATGAAGTCATTGTCCCGACTTATTCTCCCGCGGCTTTCGTTCCGGTGCGTGGTCTGGCTTCCCGTTTGTGGGATCAACAGGATCGCGAGTATATCGATCTGGCTGGCGGTATCGCGGTAAACGCGCTGGGTCACTGTCATCCGGCTTTAGTCAAAACCCTGACCGAGCAAGGCCAACGTCTGTGGCATGTCAGTAACTGGATGACCAACGAACCGACCTTACGTCTGGCGCGTAAAATGGTTGATGCGACATTTGCCGACCGCGTATTTTTCTGTAACTCCGGTGCTGAAGCCAACGAGGCTGCTTTCAAACTGGCACGCCGTTACAGCAAAGAAAAATTTGGCGAAGAGAAAAGCCAGATCATCGCTTTCCTGCAAGGTTTTCACGGTCGCACCTTCTTTACAGTGAGCGTGGGTGGTCAGTCACATTATTCGGATGGTTTTGGCCCGCGCCCTGGTGCGATCCAGCACATTCCATATAACGACACCGAAGCACTGAAAGCACTGATTTCCGATAAAACCTGTGCGGTGGTAATGGAGCCATTGCAAGGTGAAGGTGGCGTGTTGCCTGCTGATAAAGCCTTTGCGCAAACCGTGCGTGAATTGTGTAACCAACATAATGCACTGCTGATTTTTGATGAAGTACAAACCGGCATGGGCCGTACCGGCAGCCTGTTTGCTTACATGCAACTGGGTGTGGAGCCAGATATTCTGACGACGGCCAAAGCGCTCGGTGGCGGTTTCCCGATTGCGGCGATGCTGACCCGTGACGCGATTGCGCAAGTGTTCCAACCGGGTGTACATGGCACCACATTCGGTGGCAATCCACTGGCTTGTGCCGTGGCGGAAACCGCGTTTGATTTGATCAATGACCCAGCCATGCTGGCCGGTGTCAAAGAACGTGAAGGTTGGTTCCGTGCCGAATTAGAAAAAATTAATGCCCAATTCCACTGCTTCAGTGAAGTGCGTGGTCAGGGTTTGTTGATCGGTGCGGTATTAACTGAAGCATTCGCCGGTAAAGCCAAAGCGTTTGTAGATGCCGGCATTGAACAAGGTGTGTTAGTGCTGGTGGCGGGCCCGAACGTGGTGCGTTTTGCTCCGGCGCTGAATCTGACGGCGGAAGAGTTTGCTGAAGGTATGCGCCGTTTTGCGCTGACTGTTGCTCAGGTGGTAAACGCCTAA